The DNA segment gtctgtgttgccagcaagaaaaaaggaaagtgcacaggcctgctcactggctcaagccgagccacaatcgctaccacgtgcagatagtaggagagttgaaagatgggatagaaagacaggatagtaaagacgcgttgaagacaaggccgattgcggaggtagtgcaatataccgggccaaccggtggcggaagtgaagcagacttcaaactctccgccacatttccaaaaataagtccaattggatccGTACCAGATATTCTTGCATGTGGCCCACTTAGAGCTAatataaacgaaaacgtagcatatggacggccccccagtatactctgttaaaccACTTAGAGCTGCCACTCATAAAGAGGATCAGTTCGGCCTGATGCTGCATGCGACGCACATTTTCAGCGCTCGATTTGTGAATTGTGGTTCGTACAcgagcgatgagggacgccgtagtggagggcttcggattttaGACCACATGGGATTCCTTAACATacaacgacatcgcacagcacacgggcgtttttttatttcgcctacatcgaaatgcggccgccacggacgggatcgaacccaggaccttgggatcaggtgctgaacgccaaagccactgtaaCGGGTCACTTTATTTGTGTTCGTAAATAAAATATTACAGTCGAACCTGGATTATGAAACTCGAAGGGGTTCACGAAATAGTTGATAAACCGGTATATCGATAATTCATTGTAGGAAAAATGGCGATAGGTAAGCTTATCTAtgacctagaagcaagaatgcaATGCATCCATTCTTGTGACACGGTGCCTGGCTGACGACGATCTTCTGCCTGGTCAGGTCCGTTGACCGCAACGAGGTGTCCTAGTCCTCCCAGGTTCGGAGAGGCACCAGCCCGGCGGGGGGAGGGGACGCCGGGCATGACGGGAGGATGTGTGCAAGGGTGGCCTTGGGGCGGGAGCACAAGGTGCATATGGGGGTACCGGCTTAAATTTATAGAGATGGGCTGGTGTAAGTAGCGTGTGCGTCTGCAGGGGACGCCAGACTGATTTCTTTGCGGTAGTAAGGGATGGGTGGGGTGGCGGGAGATGAGGGCGCTCAGCGCGGGAGTTTGTGGTGAGCTCAGCAAACGAGTGCATACGCTCCTTCGAGAAATCCCCCACGAGGTCCGCCTGTGCCCGACTTCTAGACTCTCGGGCTAAGGAGTCGGCGGCCTCGTTGCTGGGATTTCCCAAGTGCGCAAGCATTCAGATGAGCTCAGCGCGTTagaatagggggggggggtgcaccagGGATGGTGCAGGGTGGTGAACCCTGTTCCTGGCATAGTTTAGAATGGCTGTTTTTGACTCACTGATGATGTAACCGACATTTGTGTATGCCAGAGCAATAGCGGTCTTCTCGGCTCCCTCAGGggtggtgcctgaaggaagctcgaAAGTTAGGGAGGCTATGTGGGGGTTGCGGACAACCGCAGTGGCTCCATGCTCATCGCaggtggcatccacccaaacgcatccCCATACCATTTATGTCGCGCTGCCTCGCGCGCCTTTCTCCGACCTTGATTACGGTGGGGGTGCATGTTCCTCGGTAATGGTTTGACATGGATCGAAGTGCAGATCTGGGTAGGGAGTGTTCTTAGTGATGTATTGTTTGCGGAGATAGTGATGCAGGCCTATTGCTGATTGAGTATGTGTCGTCCGGCAGCACCTAATCAAAGGTTCTGGGCTTGTATGTGGACCTCTCGAAGTTCTTGTAATGCTATGGACTCCGCGTTCGAGCAGTCTCTTAATTACAGGGAAGCTCACTTGTGGCGTGCACCGTAGCGGTGCCCTAGCGCATGCCATCCGCCTtgtttgcgggaggtgcgggattcgacccCCTGCCGCCGCGTACCCATCGGTCTGTAatgttcccctggcctggtgctcagattCTGTGAGATGAGATGACTGGGAAATTGGTCTTGACCCTACCGCGTGTACGTCACCGCGAACACCCAATAGCCGTTCGAGCACGCTCCGCACAGGTGCTGGTGGAGTGTCTGCACCGTGGTGTAAGAATATTTTCTTACACCATGGTCTACACTCAATCGCGAAAGCGTTAACAGCTGCGCTGGTCAAACGCATTTATGAGAAAACAACCGTTGAAGCATTTAATCCAACTCTGTTCTGATGGTCCACCGGTACCGGGCGTGGATAGGGGTCACTCTTGGAGAgggcggttgggggggggggaaggtccgtttgaaccatgcatttcttcgactttttttttgtaaaactaaattgagttcagcatggttttcctgtaTAAAATTTCCTCTCGCTTTGAGGATTGGGGGCGAACATCCTCCACCCCCTCCCAATATCAGTATACGAGCACATGGTGCAACCACCGCGCTTCGTGCCGCACGTCGCGGAGATTTCACCTACGGTTAAATTGATGATCAGCTGCTAATTGTATATAACATGCAACGTCTCCGAGGCTTCTTTAAGCCGTCCTCGTTCGCGTTGGCAGCGCCAGCATACTTGCATTCGTTGTGGCGCTATGGAGCGCTGTCACCATCAGTAGCGGCGCCCTCTTTTTGCCAAGCAACAAGAACAGGAGCTTACACGCCTCCAAGTGATAGAACAGCCTTGCTCTCGCCGTTATTTCCAACTCATGCTGGGACTTTATTGCGAATATATATCGTTTCGTGTTGCGTCacaccaaacaatttttttttctaataaaaccaAATGCTCGCCATGGCCAGTAGCCTGGCTTCCCTAATATACATCGTTTATTTTATCGGAACTCTGCAAGCTAAATGGGAATTTCGGTAGCGGTGTCTCAGGCAGtgtcggcgagggcgtcctcgtcgtcgaactctccctcgtcgtcggctgtggcctcctggtactgctGGTACTCGGACACCAGGTCATTCATGTTGGACTCTGCTTCGGTGAATTCCATTTCGTCCATGCCTTCCCCAGTGTACCAGTGCAagaaggccttgcggcggaacatggCTGCAAATTAAGACGGGCACCACGAATATTAGTTGTTTTTGTAGGCTTTCACGAATTGCAGCGGAACTTATACAGCTAGTTCAATTCTATCCGTCCGAATTATTTCCACCAAGTTTCCCAGCTGTTCGGATTTTTGTTTCTGCGCCACCCAGTCCAGCTTTctccggcaaaaattttgaaaattggaaaattgtaagacactgttaaggaaatattgaaggtaatggtccattattctgatatgtagcaaaatcttccttttaaagtgtttccagcgatcgcaccggaacgcttttgaagatagcgaaaacgtgaatagaaaaaaaactaagagactgcctcgggtgatctgcggatatattgattgttttagtgaaatcttgcattatacgagaaaactgcgttcatgaacggcttcccgcttaaaaatacttttgtccataaTTCCTGAGTATCCGATTTCAAAAAGCTCCTTTCTCGATCATGAGGATCGGATTGAGCGATGGCGTCCAAAAATAGGCCTGCCTAAACTTGCAACAGAAGTGGAATAATCCAAGTTTTCTTTTGTATGCTGAGCGGCGGAGCGGATTAGCGTGAGGAGGGAGTGCTCACACACGCTCGCCATCTAAAGGGCGTAACTACATCCGACATTTGcttttagtaaaaatcgattttcGGCTCTTTATGGGGTATGTAGATGTTTATCCGGCAACAAAATACGCATTAtgtcgagaaaattggatttaaaaattttcccgcttctcgattcaaactcgtgaggTCAAGACAAGCGAAATTCGTGACCACCGCTTAGTGAATAGCGATGTAgactagcctcagggatccacgaccaaaaaacaaaaaaggaagaaaactcttCAAGCACTGTAGTTTGTTTGCAAAAACGGTCGGTGATGGCGacatctgtatttcattttttgacctTTACCTGGCTAGGGAAGGGGACGGACCTTTGTCCCCGTTTGGGTTGTCCACTGTTCGGGTTAGAGGTGCGCAGGGTTGAATGGGGGAAGTTCTAGAGATTGTGTAGGGTATCTAGGTCTGAGTAGAGTGACTCTAGGTCTGAGGTAGCTCACTCCCCACGGCACGGGAACAAATGCCCATCTCTTTCCCTTTCGCCTAGCCTTAGTGGTAGAAGCTCCGTTTTTTAGTGATAAAAGTGTCTTTCGCAATTAGAACGCTGCTACATTTCCATACAGGCCAACTTGAATTTGTCCTCAGAGTCTCTTTAAAGGTGGCCGCTTCGTTACCTCTTTATGAGTGATTTTTACGGGCACTGCTAAATTTGTAACGTCGGAAACATTACCCCTCCTTGATACACGGTCTGCACTTGGTGAACAGGGAAATGTCGCGCTTGTCATCTGAGATGTTTAATGAACGGGGTCGTTCCTTGCAGCTTGTGGTTTGTCAGTGAAATGCGCGTACAAAAGTTTTGCCGACACTGtttgtgacgtcattgttgtCACAAAAGAACACCGCATCCAACACACCCCTGTTTTGGTTTAGGTTTTCTGCTTTTTGCTCTTTGATGATTGTTTTACTCACAGTTCTATTAACAACAGATTGCAACGAACAGAGAGGGCTTTAAGCAATATTACGGGAGCGCCAccttaagattaaaaaaaaataataatcccaAAGTTGCCCTTGAACGATGAAGTAGGCGCTCTATGCAACTGCAGATTGTACGTGTGAACTGCAGGCTGTGCTGTGAGTAGAATGTAATTCGAGCAATTCTGATAAATGACTGACCAGTGAATTGTTCTGAAATGCGCTTGAACAGCTCCTGAATGGCCGTGCTGTTCCCGATGAACGTCGCAGACATCTTGAGGCCACGGGGTGGGATGTCGCAGACGGCGGTCTTGACGTTGTTCGGGATCCACTCGACAAAGTAGCTCGAGTTCTTGTTCTGGACGTTAAGCATCTGTTCGTCGACCTCCTTCATGCTCATGCGGCTGCGGAAGATGGTGGCTACCGTCAGGTAGCggccgtggcgggggtcgcaggCGGCCATCATGTTCTTGGCGTCGAACATCTGCTGCGTCAGCTCTGGCACGGTCAGCGCCCTGTACTGTTGGCTGCCTCGGGACGTGAGTGGTGCGAAGCCAGGCATGAAGAAGTGCAGAcgcgggaagggcaccatgttgacAGCCAGTTTGCGCAGGTCAGCGTTCAGCTGGCCGGGAAACCTGCGTGTGTATGGTTACTTAAGTTGCtttaagactgtttttttttgcgttaagcACCGCGAACAAGGGCCTGCAGGCGCCGCGCCATTCATGTCCCCAATTGTGCTACGAAGTTATACACAACACAAGCTATTCCCTCTTCAGGTGTGGTGAAGTAGTTTGCAGGCCTAAGCGCCTGTGGCCATTGTGGGCATCGGTGCCACTCACTACAGCTTCGCATATAGAGATGTCGAGTGACAGTAATAGACTACGATCCCGGAGAAAAGAAAGCTTCGTCACCTGAGGCATGTTGTGACTCCGGACATTGTGACAGAAACCAGGTGGTTGAGGTCCCCGTATGTGGGAGTGGTGAGCTTCAGGGttcggaagcagatgtcgtataGCGCCTCGTTGTCAATGCAGTAGGtttcgtcggtgttctccaccagctggtgcaCGGACAGGGTGGCGTTGTAGGGCCCGACGACGGTGTCGGAGACCTGCAGTTTTGAATGCGCTTGAATTCGCACTTTCTGTCGACGTGGTGCAAAGCCTACCACATCTATGCACAAGAAAAATTTTCTGATTTTTAAGCACTGTGATTCTTCGATTTCTCGCTACCATTGTCGAGCATTAAAGGGACAAGAAATTATTTTGATGGTCAAATTCTAGGGCAGCGATCAGTAGAGGTGGCCTTTGTCAGTATTAATTCGAGTCAAATtcaaaagctctgcgtggaccctacacACACCTCCTTCACGCCCCGACGTCATGCatatgcggtggcgctgatgtcagtagcgCCTTTGGCACGGCAGGCAAaataggttccgcctgcccgtgcccaccagctgctgcagctgctggcggGACTGCGCAACTGCATCATGCCCGCGCCTCGATATGTTTCTCGCTGATAGATACCGCATTAAGgaatgggccacggtagtaaagcgcgaagtctgggcctCGATCGCCGCTTCCAGGCAATGTACTTCGTAGCTGGGGAGTTGCGTTCATtctcctgaacatcagcatagtacgcttataattgcttaaggggaaaaaaacacaaatgtcTGCGCACGTAATTATCACGTCGAGCCGTTTGGGTGTTCACAGGGCGCTGACAGGCTGAATCACCACCAAGGAATGCGGTCTTTTGTTAAAAGCAGATAATGTTTAAACGTGTGTGGAAGTTATACGATCATATAAAGCCGCGTTCATGGCACTTAATATTCACTTCAGGCCATTTCTTAATATGGCCGACATAATTACTTGGTCTgtgtagaaagaagtctgctaaatTGTGTCGTTTTTGCACGGCCACGTTGGCATGTTTCTGTACGTGTGCTAAAAGCCAAGTGGTTTTTCACTGCATCATATGTCATAAGCTGTTTCATGAGGCGgtgcatgatcgcgaagcttgtttggaaagaagcagccgcgatCGCATTGCCcgagttgatgacgatgatgatgacctcaggcttaatggcacatacccacggcgggggattggccagggtgcaatgctgatacaaacgcactcatggccaGGGAGTggtgtaattggataattttgtgacctagactcgaattttgattaaaaatcaatattaaaaaaaacggaaatgaaaaagcagggaattctcattctagcagaggaatctacctgatgcaattatatattcgtgaataaaatcgcacactggtttcaatgcatatcccttggcgcttgccccgaaggagaggagaatcggaataaATAGAGCAAGCCCCCGTCGAGCGAGGGGATCTCTAAGTAAGCTGTACGGCGAGAAGTTAACcgcaaagaggaaaaagtgatctatggactcaatttcgccaAAGACTCAGATAGGGTGGTCAGAAATATCCCTGATcgacataaatagagatttagtcgcggtattctgcagcgcactAGGGTCGTGGACActtcacattgccttgaactgcacatccgcgcactccaaggaaatgccaggtgttgaaaattcgctgcagcaaggagaggctcatggctcaagtactGGAGACGCTGGCTGCAGTCAAGTAGACAGTATTAGGGGCGAACGGGACAATAGGTCCACCAAGGGCggactttgcaaaaaaaaatcaactctctcatcagaagcaatgccacagtgcccagggacccagtgaaagcgtacttttgtaatatgtggtggaacaagaaattgaagggaacggctcataggagtatctctcgatttttcgagcactatcaagacggaaaggctgtctgaaagtataacaacctgagagatactgcagggattccttattaaggccaactcaatggccagaaactcggcgacaaaaataggggtatagtcaggagcccgaaatgaataactctgttcaagagcccttgagtaaatgccaatggctgctttttcatttttctgggaggcgtctgtaaaaacggcagTATGGTTAGGGAAATTATCCAGACACTCCTTAATAAGCCCATTTAAAACATTTGCaggcagattcttagcattccTTGGGAAGGTGTCGTCAAAGGGGACTACAGTATCAGCCCGGCGGTGGTTAACTGGTACTACAGAATTTATTgatacagaaatttttgacagcagggaattagtgaacacaacctgaggaagcttatacctaggccaaaaATTACCAAAGAATAGAGATGGGTTCGTCGTAAATATAGGGTTAGCCAATTCAGGAACAGGCTCCAAAGACATTATcagatcaggtatccgcgcctccaagtacagcgcAGCGTTAGCaactgatttaggcagacctaagcaaaggcgcagagcgcgtcgCTCAATAACAAACCGGGGTTCAAGCTTGTACCTTGTgcacccagaaaagagaacagagccaAATTCAAGTACACATgtcttatacagaaagagcaaagtgtcccgacgcataccaaattttttgttgctgatcctctccaaccggccaagggcacgctcacctttaaagCACAATGCTTCTAATCAAGTAGGGCATAAGCATCCGCGCGCGAGCACCTATCGCGCTGAATAATGTCCAAGACACACTGTTCATCTTTGGGGAGGTGGGATCGTCAGCTGCGAGATCAGACTTAGAAGTGCAGACGTCTGAAGCATGAGCACCGCCGCAAACgcggcagcgcgttgccgacttgcaagatttgccactctgaccaaaacgccagcagttcttacattGTAATGGACGGGGCTGCAGTGGGTCAACACGGTAGACAATGGGCCAGACTTTGATTTCCAATCGGCAAGAGGAGCCCGCAAAAGTTGCTATAACAGACTCAGTTGGAATACGAGAGCCTCCAGCCTctgttgcagcggtaaactgagaggATGCCCACACCGGCATCATGGAAGTCCAAGAATTTCTTCTGGCGTAGCGGAGGGATACACACCGCGGATTATTCCTTTTACGCAGGCGAGTTGCTCGGGAATAAACGCTTTCACCGGGAGTGAGGCAAAAGaggtgcactgcagcaagtctgcaacacaatccaAATCAGGTGATTTGCACAGAATTCTTCTTTTGGCAAATGGTCGAACCTCGGAAATCTCAAGATATCGAATGGTCgctgccttcagctgctcctggatcataTGAGAGTTTTTGATCTTAATTAAACCATCTCCTACAGGGACCAGAGCCACAGGGATTCGCTTggcaaaaagaatttaggcaaacTGGCGAACCAGGCTACCGGACCTGTGCCCGAGGAAGACATAGCCATGTCCGTAAGCCTAAGAAACATGAAGCCTACATCCAAAAGGGAAAAAACCTCGCCAAATCCCCCACtcgcggaacggcctcaccaggagTTTACAGGATCAGCAGCACCAAGACACGCTTCAGCAGCGAGGCCAGATGAAGCGGGAGGCGACATAGAACAGCCGTAGAACAGCGTCGGGTCGTATCAGCACAATGGACACTAagggccgttgttgttgttgccttcgtgacatggcacatacccacgacgggggattggccagggttcagtggggagaccccatagaacagGGTAAATGGT comes from the Amblyomma americanum isolate KBUSLIRL-KWMA chromosome 1, ASM5285725v1, whole genome shotgun sequence genome and includes:
- the LOC144136268 gene encoding tubulin beta chain-like, giving the protein MGTLLISKIREEYPDRIMNTFSVMPSPKVSDTVVGPYNATLSVHQLVENTDETYCIDNEALYDICFRTLKLTTPTYGDLNHLVSVTMSGVTTCLRFPGQLNADLRKLAVNMVPFPRLHFFMPGFAPLTSRGSQQYRALTVPELTQQMFDAKNMMAACDPRHGRYLTVATIFRSRMSMKEVDEQMLNVQNKNSSYFVEWIPNNVKTAVCDIPPRGLKMSATFIGNSTAIQELFKRISEQFTAMFRRKAFLHWYTGEGMDEMEFTEAESNMNDLVSEYQQYQEATADDEGEFDDEDALADTA